GCGGATACGCTTGAGTGGCCTGCGCCGTAGCAGGTACCAGCCGGCAAACCCGGGGATCAGGGTCAGGGAAATGCCCCACAGCAACGCATCCAGGATGATGCGGGTAACGACGAACAGTGAGCCATTGTCGCGGAACAGCACCAGCCAGCGGCCGTCCTGCACCTTGATCGCCACCGCATCGCAGCTGTCACGCGGCATGTGCGGGTCGTCCGCATCCAGGCAGCGCTTGAGTTCATGCACCTTGCCGTCCATGCCAAGCTCCGGCGGAATGGCACGGATACGCCCGCCGATCGGGTTGAGCTGAGCGTCGAACAGGCCGTAGGCGTCGAAGGCGCGCTCTTCGAAGGCCTGGCTGGCAATCAGCGCGTCGTCCAGTTGCTTGCCGCTCATGTGCGCGAACAGGTGCTGGCGCTGCAGCATGGAGTGGCGGGTGAGTTTGTTCAGGTAGCTGGAAACCTCGAAGTACAGCACGCCCATGAGGATGCTGCTCCAGGCCACGAACAGAAAGCTGTACAGCGCCAACAGGCGGCTGGTCGAGGAACTCCAGCCCTTAGACGGGTTCAGCAATGGCATAGCCGGAGCCCCGTACCGTACGGATCAGCGGCGATTGGCCGGGTGAGTCGATCTTCTTGCGCAGGCGGCCGATGTGGACGTCGATCAGGTTGGTGCCCGGGTCGAAGTGATAGCCCCAGACCTCTTCGAAGATCATCATCCGCGTGATGACCTGGCCGCTGTGGCGCATCAGGTATTCCAGCAGCTTGTATTCGGTGGGCAGCAGGTTGAGCGTGTGCTCGCCGCGCCGCGCCTCGTGGCTGATCAAGTCCAGTTGCAGATCGGCGACTTGCAGGCGGGTCTGGGTCATGGGCACGCTGTTGCGGCGCAACAGCACTTCCACCCGGGCGGCCATCTCGTCCGAGGCGAATGGCTTGGTCAGGTAGTCGTCACCCCCGGCACGCAGGCCGCGCACCCGCTCGTCGACGTCGGACAGGGCGCTGATCATCAGGATTGGCGTGGCGATCTTGAGGCTGCGCAGGGTGGTGACGATAGTCAGGCCATCGACTTCGGGCAGCATTCGGTCCAGGGTAATCAGGTCGTAGCCACCGGCAATCGCCTTGGCCAGGCCTTCCCGGCCATTGTCGGCCCAATCCACGTCCAGGCCGTGGCTGGTGAGTTCGGCGACGATTTCCTGGCCGGTGACGGCGTCGTCTTCGATGGTCAGTACGCGTGGCATGCTGGTTCCTGGGCGGCGAGTAGAGACTTGATTGTGCCAAAGAATAGACAAACGGCGATTTAAGAAAAATTCATCTGGCGGGTCGCGGCCGAGCAAACGGCCAAAAAAAGGGGCATGCCATCGTCTGGCATGCCCCTTTTTCAGGCTGTCGCAGTGCCTCAGGCGACTTTGACGATCCAGCCTGCCGGTGCTTCGACGTCGCCGCTCTGGATGCCGGTCAGCTCGTTGTAGAGCTTCTGGGTGACCGGGCCGACTTTTTCCAGGTCATGGAACACGTGCAGCTTGCCGTTGAACTCGATACCACCGATCGGGGTGATCACTGCGGCGGTGCCGCACGCACCGGCTTCGATGAAGCGGTCCAGGTTGTTGATCTCGACATCGCCTTCGATCACTTTCAGGCCCAGGCGCGAGGACGCCAGTTCCATCAGCGACAGGCGGGTGATGCCTGGCAGCACGGAGGCCGATTTCGGCGTGACGAACTCGTTGTTGGCGGTGATGCCGAAGAAGTTGGCCGAACCGACTTCCTCGATCTTGGTGTGGGTCAGCGGGTCGAGGTAGATGGCATCGGCGAAGTTCGCCTTCTTGGCTTCGGCGCCCGGCTGCAGGCTGGCGGCATAGTTGCCACCGACCTTGGCCGCGCCGGTGCCTTGCGGGGCGGCACGGTCGAAGCTGGAGATCTGGAAGTTGTGCGGCTTCATGCCGCCCTTGAAGTACGAGCCAACCGGGATGGCGAAGATCGAGAAGATGAACTCGGGGGCGGTGCGCACGCCGATGTTGTCACCGGTGCCGATCACGAACGGGCGCAGGTACAGGGCGCCTTTGCCATGCGGTGGCACGAAGTGCTCGTTGGCCTTGACCACTTGCTTGCAGGCCTCGATGAACACATCGGTCGGCACGTGCGGCATCAGCAGGCGGGCGCAGCTGCGCTGCATGCGTGCGGCGTTCTGGTCCGGGCGGAACAGGTTGATCGAGCCGTCCTTGCAGCGGTAGGCCTTGAGGCCTTCGAAGCACTGCTGGCCGTAGTGCAGGGCAGTGGAGCCTTCACTGATGTGCAGTACGTTGTCGTCGGTCAGGGTGCCTTTGTCCCATTCGCCATTGCGCCATACGGACAGGTAGCGTTTGTCGGTCTTGATGTAGTCGAAACCCAGCTTGTCCCAGTTAATGCTCTCGTTACTCATGACACCCTCGATTGTCTTGCAGATGCCCGATCGCTCGGGCTGCTGTTATATGCGCACCACGCCACGATAATACATCCGTCGCGGATCGGGAAC
The sequence above is drawn from the Pseudomonas putida genome and encodes:
- a CDS encoding response regulator transcription factor, whose protein sequence is MPRVLTIEDDAVTGQEIVAELTSHGLDVDWADNGREGLAKAIAGGYDLITLDRMLPEVDGLTIVTTLRSLKIATPILMISALSDVDERVRGLRAGGDDYLTKPFASDEMAARVEVLLRRNSVPMTQTRLQVADLQLDLISHEARRGEHTLNLLPTEYKLLEYLMRHSGQVITRMMIFEEVWGYHFDPGTNLIDVHIGRLRKKIDSPGQSPLIRTVRGSGYAIAEPV
- a CDS encoding branched-chain amino acid aminotransferase, whose amino-acid sequence is MSNESINWDKLGFDYIKTDKRYLSVWRNGEWDKGTLTDDNVLHISEGSTALHYGQQCFEGLKAYRCKDGSINLFRPDQNAARMQRSCARLLMPHVPTDVFIEACKQVVKANEHFVPPHGKGALYLRPFVIGTGDNIGVRTAPEFIFSIFAIPVGSYFKGGMKPHNFQISSFDRAAPQGTGAAKVGGNYAASLQPGAEAKKANFADAIYLDPLTHTKIEEVGSANFFGITANNEFVTPKSASVLPGITRLSLMELASSRLGLKVIEGDVEINNLDRFIEAGACGTAAVITPIGGIEFNGKLHVFHDLEKVGPVTQKLYNELTGIQSGDVEAPAGWIVKVA